The Gemmatimonadota bacterium DNA window GCTCGCCAACGACCCCAACCGACCGCTCTTCGATCGGGTGATCCAGGCGACGTATCCGCCCGCCTCGCCGTGGAAGCTCGCGACGGCCGCGATGGGATTGCGCCGCGGCCTGGTGACGATGGATACACGGATGCGCACCCCGTGCACCGGCGGCTTCCAGTTCGGCAATCGCAACTTCCGCTGCTGGAAGCGCGACGGCGGCCACGGGTCGCTCACGCTCTCACAGGCCATTGCCACGTCGTGCGACGTCTACTTCTACCAGCTCGGCTTGATGCTCGATCGGGACCCCCTCCTCGACGACGGCGCCTCGATGGGATTCGGCGAGCGGAGTGGCGTCGATCTTGAGCGCGAGAAGGCAGCGGGTTTTCCGACGGTCAAGAGTTACATCCGCAAGAGTGGCGGGACCAGCTGGTCGAAGGGTGAGCTGCTCAACCTCGCCATCGGGCAGGGCCGCAACGTGCAGACGCTGGTCGGGATGACCTCGTTCTATGCCGCGCTCGCGACCGATGGCGTTCGCCGCGCTCCCTTCATGGTCCGCCGCCGGACCGCGGCCAAGACATGGGACTTGGGCCTGAAGCCCGATCAGCTGCAGGGCCTGCGCAGCGCGCTTGCTGCCGTCGTCGACATGGGAACCGCCGCCGCCTCCGGCGGCCGTGAATTGAAGGTCGCCGGGAAAACCGGGACCGGACAGTTTCCGCCGCAGAAGGACCTCGGCTGGTTCATCGGGTATGCGCCGGCCGACGCGCCGAAGATCGTCGTCGGCATCGTCGTGGAGGAAGGGCTTCACGGTTCGTCGGTGGCAGGTTATGTCGTGAATGCGATCGGCAAGTTCCTCGGCCAGCCGGTCGCGGGCGCCCGCATTCTGGTGACGGAAGACACGACCACCGTGGTCGGCGACTCCATCCCCCGCGCGCCGCTGGCCACGCCGCGGGACACCGGCCGGCGGGGAACCAGGCCATGATTCGCGACCTGGATCGGCCGCTCCTGATCGTGGTGTTCGCCCTGGCGCTCTTCGGCACCCTGATCCTCTTCTCTGCCGAGCAGACCGATGTGGCGATGCGCGCCACCGGGATCTGGACGCGTCAGTTGATGTGGCTCGGCGTCGGCTCCATCGCAGCGGCCTTCACCTACAGGATGTCGTTTCGGATTCTCGACTGGGCCGCGCCCTGGGTCTACGGACTCGGCCTGGCCCTGCTGGTGCTGACCATCGTCGGTCTCGGCTCGGGTGGCGAGGGATCGGCTGCGAGCACCAGCAGCTGGCTCACGATCGCCGGCCGACGCGTCGGCCAGCCGGTCGAGCTGGCCAAGCTGGCGACCATCCTGATGCTGGCGAGGTGGCTCTCCGCTCGCCGCGATCCGCCGACCACTCTCCGCGGCCTCGTCGCGCCGATCACCATCGCCCTGGTTCCTGCGCTGTTGGTGCTGAAGCAGCCCGACCTCGGCAGCGCCATGGTCTTCGCCGGCATCCTCTTCATCATGCTCTTCTGGTCCGGCGTGGCACCGTCGCTGCTCTTCCTGCTGATCTCACCGGTCGTCTCGCTCTTTCTCGCATGGAACACCACCCTCTGGAGCATCTGGATGGTTGTGGTCTTCCTCGCGTTGCTCTGGATCCGGCCATTCATTCTCGAGTCGATCTTCGTCTTTCTCGCCAATTCGGCCATGGGCACGCTTGCCATCGTCGTCTGGGCGCGACTCAGCCCCTTTCAGCGTAATCGGATCCTCTCCTTTCTGAATCCGGAGGAGTATCGTCGAGGCCCAGGCTACCAGGCGATGCAGAGCAAGGTGGCGATCGGTTCCGGTGGCTGGTTCGGGAGTGGTTTCACCGATGGTCCCTTGAAGCGAACCGGCGGGATCCCGGAGCACTGGACCGACTTCGTCTTCGCCATCGTCGGTGAGGAATTCGGCTTCCTCGGGGTGATGGTCGCGCTGGGGCTCTTTCTGGCCTTCTTCTTCATCCTGGTTCGGATCGCGCGACGAACCTCCGACCCCTACGCATCCTTGGTGATATTCGGGTTGATCGGGTTGGTGCTGACCCACCTGTTCGAAAACGTCGGGATGACGATCTCCTTGATGCCGATCACAGGCATTCCTTTGCCCTTCTTTTCCTACGGGGGCTCCTTCCTCCTGGCCCTGTTCCTCGGGCTGGGGATGGCGTTTCGGGCGGCGGCGGAGGCCCGGGCGTCTGGCTATGTTGATTCATGACAAGCACTTGCATGTCAAGGTCTTGCGCGAACTGACTTTTGAGCGCACGTTGAAGCTTCCTGTCGGCCGCTAGCAAGGCCGCCCTACGCGAGGTCGTATGACCGTCATGGCGTGGTTCAAGAAGGAGCGCAAGACCAGAACCGCCACCAGGGAACGCCTGGAAATTCCGGCGGATGCCTGGGAGAAGTGCGAGTCCTGTGGGCATATAGATATCCGGGAAAAGTTCGAGAAGGCGCTCAACGTTTGCCCCGAGTGCGGGACACACAAGCGTTTCTCGGCCGAGGAGTACATCGAGCTGCTGACCGACGAAGGGACCTGGAAGGAGCTGTACCCGGAGCTGCAGTCGGTCGACCCTCTGGCATTCGAGCACTACGCCGAGCGGCTTGTCGCCGCCCGCAAGAAGGGCGGCGCGTCGGACGCGATCTACACCGGCTTCGCCAAGCTCGAAGGACATCCGCTGAATCTGGGCGTGATGAACTTCCGCTTCATGGGCGGCTCGATGGGCTCGGTGGTCGGTGAGAAGATTGCCCGTCTTGCCCGCCGATCGGCCGAGAAGAAGATCCCCATGGTGCTGGTCTGTACCTCCGGTGGCGCACGCATGCAGGAAGGCGCGCTCTCGCTGATGCAGATGGCGAAGACCTCGGCGGCGATCGCGCAGATGAAGCTGGCCGGCATCCCGTATATCTCCATCCTGACGGATCCGACCACCGGTGGTGTCTCGGCATCCTTTGCGATGCAGGGCGACGTCATCCTCGCCGAGCCGGCCGCTGTCATTGGCTTCGCCGGACAGCGGGTCATCAAGCAGACGATCGGGCAGGACCTGCCGGAAGGATTCCAGACGGCAGAGTTCCTCCTCGACAAGGGGCAGATCGACGACGTGGTCCCGCGCGCTTCGTTGCGTGAGACGACCGCACGGTTGCTCCGCCACATGCAGGGACACCGGCTTCGCGGCACCGCCGCCTGAGTCTCGGCTTCAACGTTCGGCTGTCGCGCCCCGCTCCCGATTCGGAGCGGGGCGCGTTGCTATGGGATCTGACTTCGTGACGATGCTGTATCAGGACGCGCTCGACTTTCTCTTCCCGCGCACGACCCAGATCAAGTTCGGTCTCGACACGACACGCGCGCTGCTCGACGCGCTCGGGAATCCGCAGCGGCAGTACGCCACGATTCACGTGGCGGGGACGAACGGGAAGGGGAGTACGGCCTCGTTGATCGCCGAGGCACTCGGCGCTGCCGGCTTCCGGGTCGGGCTCTACACCTCGCCCCATCTCGTCTCGTTCCGTGAGCGCATCCGGGTTGATGGCATGCCCATCAGCGAGGCGGCGGTCGCGGCATGGACGGAATTGCTGCAGCCCACCATCGTCACGGCCGGCGCGACCTTTTTCGAGGCCACCACGGCCATCGCCTTCGCCGACTTTGCGGCGCGCGGCGTCGAGATCGCCGTCGTCGAAGTCGGCCTCGGCGGCAGACTCGACAGCACCAACGTCCTCGAGCCGCTGGTCACGGTCGTGACGCACATTGCGCTGGACCATCAGCGCTACCTTGGCGACACCCTCGAGGCGATTGCCGGCGAGAAGGCGGGGATCGCCAAGCCAGGGGTGCCGTTCGTGGTGGGCGACCCCGACCCGGCGATCGTGGCCATGCTCGTCGCGGCGGGCACCACGGCGGTCCAGCGTTCCGACCCCACCGCCACCCTCCCGGTGATCGTGGTGCCCTCGGAGGCGCGATGGGAGGGTCCGCTCGGACTGCTCGGGCCACACCAGCGACGCAATGCTGCGGTGGCGCAGGCAGCCCTGACGGCCCTCCCGCCCGCCTTTCGGGTTCCGGCGCAGGCAATGGCCGAGGCGTTCTCCAGGACCCGCGTGGCAGGGCGCCTCGACCGCCGGGGCCGGTGGCTCTTCGACGTGGCGCACAATCCCGATGGGATGCGGTCGCTGACGTCGGCCCTGGCCGAGCTCCGCCTCCCCGGTCCGGTTCACGGCCTGGTTTCCATTCTGGGCGACAAGGCCTGGCCGGCGATGCTTGTGGAACTCGACCGGGCCCTCGACGTGGGCATCCTCACCGTGGCCCCCAGCGCCGATACTCGCCGCTGGGACCTCGGTTGGCTGGAGCGATGGCTGGCCGACCCGGAACGACCGGCTGCCCGAGCGCGCTGGCGGCTGATCCCCGACTTCCGCGAGGCGCTGCGGGTGGTGGAGCAGGGGGCGGGGACGATCGTGGTCACGGGGTCGTTCCACACCGTCGGGGACGTGATGGAGGCGCGGGGGGTGGAGGTGCTGGGGTGAGGGGTGGCGCCCGACTATTTTGCGCCATGACTGCGAAGCCCCTCCCCGGATTCCGCGACTTCCCGCCCGTCGATTTCGCCCTCCGGGCGCACATCTTCGCGGCCTGGCGTCGGGTGGCCACGCGGTACGGCTTCGAGGAGTATGACGGCCCGCCCCTCGAGACCCTCGAGCTGTATACCGCCAAGAGCGGCGACGAGATCGTCGGCCAGCTCTACAACTTCGTCGACAAGGGCGACCGGGCGGTCGCGTTGCGGCCTGAGATGACGCCGACGCTCGCGCGGATGGTGGCGGAGCGGGCGAACGGCCTCAAGAAGCCGATCCGCTGGTTCTCGATCCCGCAGCTCTTCCGTTATGAGCGGCAGCAGCGCGGCCGCCTTCGCGAGCACTTCCAGCTCAATTGTGACCTGATCGGCGAGGCGGGTCCGCTGGCCGATGCCGAAATCATCGCCTTGGCGATCGACGTGATGCGCGAGTTCGGGCTCGACTCCGCCGACGTCAAGGTCCGCCTCTCGGATCGTCGCGCGCTGACGGCGCTGTTGCGCGCGCGCGGCGTGAGCGATGCGGGGATGTATGCGGCGTACCAGTTCATCGACAAGCTCGAGCGGATGTCGCCCGAGGAGATCGAGAAGCGCCGTGCAGTGCCGCAAGCATACGCGCCCGCGACGCCGGACGACCTGATCGCGATCGCGTCGCTGCGCGGGCTCGAGAAGGTCGAGGCGGCGGTGATGGGGCTGGCGGGCGGGTCCGAGGCGGTCGCCCCACTCCGCGCCACCGTCGACGCGTTGACGGCGATGGGGCTTGGCGACTGGATCGAAATCGACTTCACCATCGTGCGCGGCATCGCCTATTACACCGGCACGGTGTTCGAACTCTTCGATGCGGGGCGCTCGCTCCGGGCCATCTGCGGTGGCGGCCGCTATGACACGCTGCTCAAGAATCTCGGCGACGTCGATCTCCCCGCCCTCGGCTTCGGCATGGGCGACGTCGTCCTCGGCGAGTTGTTGAAGGACCGCGGGCTGCGCCCGACGCCGCCGCCGCCGATCGACCTCTTCCTGGTCGGCGTTACCCCGGAAGATCAGCCGCACCTGTTGGGGCTGGCCCACGAACTCCGTGATGCGGGACTCCGGCTCGAATATGTCTTCGGCGAGGCGGCCGTCGGCCGTCAGCTCAAGCTGGCCGATGCGCGGGGCGCGCGGCTGGCCATCGTGATGGGCCCCGATGACCGGGCCCGCGGCGAGGTCCAGTTGAAGGATCTGGTCGGCAAGACGCAGGAGGCCGTGGCGCGCGAGGCGCTGCCGGCCCGTTGTCGTGATCTCCTTTTCCGGATGCCCTGACCGCATGGCTGACAATAAAGCGCTGACTCCCCGGGCCCAGGACTTCTCCGCCTGGTACAACGACCTCATCATGAAGGCCGAGCTCGCCGACTACAGCCCGGTGCGCGGCTGCATGGTCATCCGGCCGAATGGTTACGCGATCTGGGAACAGATGCAGCGAGCCCTCGATGACGCCTTCAAAGCGACCGGGCACCAGAACGCCTACTTCCCGCTCTTCATTCCGCAGAGCTTCCTCTCCAAGGAAGCGGAGCACGTCGAGGGCTTCGCGCCCGAGCTCGCGGTCGTGACCCACGGCGGCGGCAAGGAACTCGAAGAGCCGCTGGTGGTGCGTCCGACCTCCGAGACGATCATCTACGCGATGTTCTCGAAGTGGATCCAGAGCTGGCGCGACCTGCCGTTGCTGATGAACCAGTGGGCCAACGTCGTCCGTTGGGAGATGCGCACGCGCCTCTTCCTGCGCACCACCGAGTTCCTCTGGCAGGAAGGGCACACGGCGCACGCCACCGAGGCGGAGGCGGAGGAGGAGACGTTGATGATCCTCGGCCTCTACCGCCGCTTCATGGAAGAGTGGATGGCGATGCCGGTGATCACCGGCCGGAAGACCGACGCCGAGAAGTTCGCCGGCGCGCTGCGCACCTACTCGTGCGAAGCGCTGATGCAGGACAACAAGGCGCTCCAGGCCGGCACGTCACACAACCTCGGGCAGAATTTCGCCAAGGCGTTCGACGTCACCTTCCAGACGCCGGAAGGGGGCCTGGATCACGTCTGGAACACCTCGTGGGGTGTGTCGACCCGACTGGTCGGCGGCCTGATCATGACGCACGGTGATGACACCGGGATGGTCTGCCCGCCGCGACTGGCGCAGTGGCAGGTAGTGATCGTCCCGATCTGGCGGAAGGACGAGGAGCGCGACGCGACGTTCGCCGCGACGGCCGCATTGCAAACTGAGCTTCGGGCGGCCGGGATCCGGGTGACGACCGACCTGCGCGACATGAAGCCCGGGGCCAAGTATTACGAGTGGGAAGCGCGCGGCACGCCGTTCCGGCTCGAGCTCGGCCCGCGCGACCTCGCGGCCGGCACGGTGATGCTCGCCCGGCGGCTCGGTGGCAAGGAGCCGATCCCGATGGCGGGCCTGGCCGAGCGGCTGCAGCAGGAGATGGCGGCGATGCAGCAGCAGTTGCTCGAGACCGCCATTGCCCGGCGCGAGGCGGCGTCGCTCCGTGGCCCGAAATCGAAGGAAGAGTTCATCGCCTTCCTCGAAGGGAACGGCGGCTTCGTCTACGCCGGATTCTGTGGCGACCCGGCCGTCGAGGCGGAGATCAAGGAGCAGACCAAGGCGACGATCCGCTGCTTGCCGGACGCCGAGTTCCGGTCGCCGGTGGCGCCGACAACATGCATCTGGACCGGACGGCCCGCGGTCGTCGAGGCACTCTTCGCGAGGGCGTATTGAGCACACATCTTGTTGACGCGGGCATGGCCCGCACGAGCGAAGGGACGCTGGCCATGGCCGGCGTCCCGTTGCCATTGATCGCGGAGCAGTACGGCACGCCGACCTACTGCTACGATGCGGCGACGATTCGTTCGCAGTACCGTCGTCTCGACGCCGCCTTCGGCGCCTTGCCACACCGCATCTGCTACGCGGTCAAGGCCAACTCCAATCTTGCCATCCTCACGCTGCTCGCGCGACTCGGTGCCGGGGCGGACATCGTGTCGGGTGGCGAGATGCTGCGCGCCCTGGCGGCCGGCTTCGCCCCCGAGGATATCGTATTCAGCGGGGTGGGGAAGACCGACGACGAACTGCTCGCGGCGATCGCGGCCGGAATCGGCCACGTCAACGTCGAATCGCTCGCCGAACTGCGGCGCCTTGCGATGTTCGCCGACCTGCGCGGTGCGACGGTGACGGTCGGCATCCGCGTGAATCCTGACGTGACGGTCGACACGCATCCCTATATCTCCACGGGGAAGGGCGGCCTCAAGTTCGGCATTCCGGTCGACCAGCTTCCCGAGGCGCTGGAGGTGATCGACGCCTCGACCGGACTCCGCCTCAATGCCCTGGCGATGCATCTCGGCTCACAGTTGCTGGCCACGGCACCGTACGAGGCCGGCGTCAGTCGGATGCTCGAATTGCTGGCCCAGGTGCGCGCCGCGGGCCATGCGCCCGAGGTGCTCGACATCGGCGGCGGGCTCGGCATTCTCTACCGCGACGAGGAGCCGCTCGATCCCGCCGAATGGGTGAACACCCTCGCGCCGGCGCTCGCCAGCAGCGGCTGCGCGATCCATGTCGAGCCGGGGCGCTTTCTCGTGGGGAGTTCCGGCGTGCTGTTGACCAAGGCGATCTATCGCAAGCACTCGGGCGGCCGTGAAATTCTCGTGGTCGATGCGGCGATGAACGACCTGATGCGCCCGGCACTCTACAAGGCATGGCACGAGATCGTTCCCGTCGACACGATCGAGGGCGAGCCGCTGCTCACCGACATCGTCGGCCCGATCTGCGAGAGCGGCGACTTCCTCGCGCTCGAGCGCCCGCTCGCTCCGGTGGCCGGAGGGCAGCTGCTCGCCGTGCTCGGCGCGGGCGCCTACGGCTTCAGCATGAGCTCCAACTACAACACCCGCGCACGGGCCGCGGAGGTGCTGGTGGACGACGGCCGGTGGGCCGTGATCCGCCCGCGCGAGCGCCTGACCGATCTCTTTCGCGACGAGATCGCCGACCCCTTCGCCGACGAGTCCCCGTGAATCACCCTGCTGGCGTCCTGATCATCGACTTCGGCTCCCAGTACACGCAGCTGATTGCCCGCCGCGTGCGCGAACAGCGCGTCTACTGTGAAATCCATCCGCCATCACGCACCATCGACTGGATCCGCGAATGGCAGCCACAGGGGATCATCCTCTCGGGTGGTCCGAATTCGGTGTACGGCGATGGCGTGCCGACCGCCGATCCGGCGCTCCTCGAACTCGGCATTCCGGTCTTTGGCGTCTGTTACGGCATGCAGCTGCTGGCGCACCTTTCCGGTGGCAGCGTGGTGCGGGCGTCACGCAGGGAATACGGCCGAGCCGATGTGACGATCGGCAATGGTGACCTCTTCGCGGGCTTTGTGCCCGGCGCGACGACGCCCGTCTGGATGAGCCACGGTGACCATGTCGACGAGGCGCCGCCGGGATGGCGCGTGACGGCGTCCAGCGAGAACTCGCCGGTCGCGGCGATTCAGCACCTCAGCAAGCCGCTGTACGCGGTCCAGTTTCACCCCGAGGTGGCGCACACCCCGCGGGGTGGGGAAATCCTCAGCAACTTCCTCTTCGGCATTTGCGGCTGCAGTCCGGACTGGACCTCGGAGCATTTTGTCGAATCCGAGGTGACCCGTATCCGCGAGCTGGTGGGGCCTGACACCCGCGTGATCTGCGGCCTCTCGGGCGGCGTCGACTCATCGGTGGCTGCCGCGCTGGTGCACCGCGCCATCGGTGATCGCTTGACCTGCATCTTCGTCGATCACGGCATGCTGCGCCTCAACGAGCGCGCCCAGGTCGAGCGCACGTTCCGCAGCCATCTCGGCATCGACCTCCGCACGATCGACGCCACCGACCTCTTTCTCGACGACCTGACCGGAATCACCGATCCGGAGACGAAGCGGAAGCGGATCGGCCATCGGTTCATTGATGTCTTCGAACAGGCGGCCAAGGATGTCGATGGCAATGTCGGCTTTCTGGT harbors:
- the mrdA gene encoding penicillin-binding protein 2; protein product: MSAWESWQLSERAGRAQAVLALIFLILGGAFFKAQVVDGAQFRLASEGSRLRPIPLPAPRGEIFDRNGLLIAENVPGYSIRLLATSEDSLRSVLDRLRAFVPADSVNVEKVVRRWTATKYEPVLVFASGEFGIVSTLEEHRAAIPGLVIQAEPSRRYPDSTAVAHLVGYVSEVSERELESGNFPNARQGEVVGKNGLEVEYDSILRGRQGIRYVEVTAKGRTIRDRGVSGSIRPQPGASIKTTIDLPLQRFVDSMWRAALPGKNGALLAMTPQGEILAYISFPSYDPNDFVGGIDAPTYSLLANDPNRPLFDRVIQATYPPASPWKLATAAMGLRRGLVTMDTRMRTPCTGGFQFGNRNFRCWKRDGGHGSLTLSQAIATSCDVYFYQLGLMLDRDPLLDDGASMGFGERSGVDLEREKAAGFPTVKSYIRKSGGTSWSKGELLNLAIGQGRNVQTLVGMTSFYAALATDGVRRAPFMVRRRTAAKTWDLGLKPDQLQGLRSALAAVVDMGTAAASGGRELKVAGKTGTGQFPPQKDLGWFIGYAPADAPKIVVGIVVEEGLHGSSVAGYVVNAIGKFLGQPVAGARILVTEDTTTVVGDSIPRAPLATPRDTGRRGTRP
- the rodA gene encoding rod shape-determining protein RodA, whose product is MIRDLDRPLLIVVFALALFGTLILFSAEQTDVAMRATGIWTRQLMWLGVGSIAAAFTYRMSFRILDWAAPWVYGLGLALLVLTIVGLGSGGEGSAASTSSWLTIAGRRVGQPVELAKLATILMLARWLSARRDPPTTLRGLVAPITIALVPALLVLKQPDLGSAMVFAGILFIMLFWSGVAPSLLFLLISPVVSLFLAWNTTLWSIWMVVVFLALLWIRPFILESIFVFLANSAMGTLAIVVWARLSPFQRNRILSFLNPEEYRRGPGYQAMQSKVAIGSGGWFGSGFTDGPLKRTGGIPEHWTDFVFAIVGEEFGFLGVMVALGLFLAFFFILVRIARRTSDPYASLVIFGLIGLVLTHLFENVGMTISLMPITGIPLPFFSYGGSFLLALFLGLGMAFRAAAEARASGYVDS
- a CDS encoding acetyl-CoA carboxylase carboxyltransferase subunit beta, with the protein product MAWFKKERKTRTATRERLEIPADAWEKCESCGHIDIREKFEKALNVCPECGTHKRFSAEEYIELLTDEGTWKELYPELQSVDPLAFEHYAERLVAARKKGGASDAIYTGFAKLEGHPLNLGVMNFRFMGGSMGSVVGEKIARLARRSAEKKIPMVLVCTSGGARMQEGALSLMQMAKTSAAIAQMKLAGIPYISILTDPTTGGVSASFAMQGDVILAEPAAVIGFAGQRVIKQTIGQDLPEGFQTAEFLLDKGQIDDVVPRASLRETTARLLRHMQGHRLRGTAA
- a CDS encoding bifunctional folylpolyglutamate synthase/dihydrofolate synthase; amino-acid sequence: MGSDFVTMLYQDALDFLFPRTTQIKFGLDTTRALLDALGNPQRQYATIHVAGTNGKGSTASLIAEALGAAGFRVGLYTSPHLVSFRERIRVDGMPISEAAVAAWTELLQPTIVTAGATFFEATTAIAFADFAARGVEIAVVEVGLGGRLDSTNVLEPLVTVVTHIALDHQRYLGDTLEAIAGEKAGIAKPGVPFVVGDPDPAIVAMLVAAGTTAVQRSDPTATLPVIVVPSEARWEGPLGLLGPHQRRNAAVAQAALTALPPAFRVPAQAMAEAFSRTRVAGRLDRRGRWLFDVAHNPDGMRSLTSALAELRLPGPVHGLVSILGDKAWPAMLVELDRALDVGILTVAPSADTRRWDLGWLERWLADPERPAARARWRLIPDFREALRVVEQGAGTIVVTGSFHTVGDVMEARGVEVLG
- a CDS encoding histidine--tRNA ligase, yielding MTAKPLPGFRDFPPVDFALRAHIFAAWRRVATRYGFEEYDGPPLETLELYTAKSGDEIVGQLYNFVDKGDRAVALRPEMTPTLARMVAERANGLKKPIRWFSIPQLFRYERQQRGRLREHFQLNCDLIGEAGPLADAEIIALAIDVMREFGLDSADVKVRLSDRRALTALLRARGVSDAGMYAAYQFIDKLERMSPEEIEKRRAVPQAYAPATPDDLIAIASLRGLEKVEAAVMGLAGGSEAVAPLRATVDALTAMGLGDWIEIDFTIVRGIAYYTGTVFELFDAGRSLRAICGGGRYDTLLKNLGDVDLPALGFGMGDVVLGELLKDRGLRPTPPPPIDLFLVGVTPEDQPHLLGLAHELRDAGLRLEYVFGEAAVGRQLKLADARGARLAIVMGPDDRARGEVQLKDLVGKTQEAVAREALPARCRDLLFRMP
- a CDS encoding proline--tRNA ligase; translated protein: MADNKALTPRAQDFSAWYNDLIMKAELADYSPVRGCMVIRPNGYAIWEQMQRALDDAFKATGHQNAYFPLFIPQSFLSKEAEHVEGFAPELAVVTHGGGKELEEPLVVRPTSETIIYAMFSKWIQSWRDLPLLMNQWANVVRWEMRTRLFLRTTEFLWQEGHTAHATEAEAEEETLMILGLYRRFMEEWMAMPVITGRKTDAEKFAGALRTYSCEALMQDNKALQAGTSHNLGQNFAKAFDVTFQTPEGGLDHVWNTSWGVSTRLVGGLIMTHGDDTGMVCPPRLAQWQVVIVPIWRKDEERDATFAATAALQTELRAAGIRVTTDLRDMKPGAKYYEWEARGTPFRLELGPRDLAAGTVMLARRLGGKEPIPMAGLAERLQQEMAAMQQQLLETAIARREAASLRGPKSKEEFIAFLEGNGGFVYAGFCGDPAVEAEIKEQTKATIRCLPDAEFRSPVAPTTCIWTGRPAVVEALFARAY
- the lysA gene encoding diaminopimelate decarboxylase, producing the protein MARTSEGTLAMAGVPLPLIAEQYGTPTYCYDAATIRSQYRRLDAAFGALPHRICYAVKANSNLAILTLLARLGAGADIVSGGEMLRALAAGFAPEDIVFSGVGKTDDELLAAIAAGIGHVNVESLAELRRLAMFADLRGATVTVGIRVNPDVTVDTHPYISTGKGGLKFGIPVDQLPEALEVIDASTGLRLNALAMHLGSQLLATAPYEAGVSRMLELLAQVRAAGHAPEVLDIGGGLGILYRDEEPLDPAEWVNTLAPALASSGCAIHVEPGRFLVGSSGVLLTKAIYRKHSGGREILVVDAAMNDLMRPALYKAWHEIVPVDTIEGEPLLTDIVGPICESGDFLALERPLAPVAGGQLLAVLGAGAYGFSMSSNYNTRARAAEVLVDDGRWAVIRPRERLTDLFRDEIADPFADESP
- the guaA gene encoding glutamine-hydrolyzing GMP synthase — its product is MNHPAGVLIIDFGSQYTQLIARRVREQRVYCEIHPPSRTIDWIREWQPQGIILSGGPNSVYGDGVPTADPALLELGIPVFGVCYGMQLLAHLSGGSVVRASRREYGRADVTIGNGDLFAGFVPGATTPVWMSHGDHVDEAPPGWRVTASSENSPVAAIQHLSKPLYAVQFHPEVAHTPRGGEILSNFLFGICGCSPDWTSEHFVESEVTRIRELVGPDTRVICGLSGGVDSSVAAALVHRAIGDRLTCIFVDHGMLRLNERAQVERTFRSHLGIDLRTIDATDLFLDDLTGITDPETKRKRIGHRFIDVFEQAAKDVDGNVGFLVQGTLYPDVIESFSPTGGPSVTIKTHHNVGGLPERLPFKLIEPLRELFKDEVRQVGRELGLPEEMVGRHPFPGPGLAIRILGEITRPQLDLLRQADAIYIEEIRAAGLYDQIWQAFAVLLPIRSVGVTGDERSYDQVIGLRAVTSRDGMTADWFPFPPDVLGQISSRISNEVAGVGRVVYDVSSKPPATIEWE